The following are from one region of the Stanieria sp. NIES-3757 genome:
- a CDS encoding Orn/Lys/Arg decarboxylase major region gives MEISNFSCPSQVQTPLVDCLKSLAQQDHAAFYAPGHKKGQGMNSNFTEFLGNSVFKADLPELPELDNLFVPEGVIKEAQQLAAELFGAQQTWFLVNGSTCGIVGAILATCQAGDKIILPRNIHQSAIAGLILSGAIPIFINPEYDAQQDLAYSITPAALEQTLAQHPDTKAVMVLYPTYQGVGGDLAALAQITHQYDIPLIVDEAHGAHFAFHPDLPPSALSVGADLTVQSTHKVLGAMTQASMLHWQGNRIAPSRISQALQLLQSTSPNYILLASLDAARQQMALEGDRLMNQTLELAAIARQQLSAIPGISCLELISSTGFSYLDPTRLTVNVTQLGLTGYEIDEILHQQLRVTAELPLLKHLTFIISLGNTIEDINKLVNAFKTFSLSTSSSSSPSPLFSLAPLSLSPREAFFAAKETISIEESSDRICAELICPYPPGIPILMPGEIITSEAIDYLQTVLTLGGKITGCSDPNLTTIQVIS, from the coding sequence ATGGAAATATCAAATTTTTCTTGTCCTTCTCAAGTGCAAACTCCTCTCGTCGATTGTTTAAAAAGCCTAGCGCAACAAGATCATGCTGCTTTTTATGCACCAGGGCATAAAAAAGGACAAGGAATGAATAGTAATTTTACTGAGTTCCTAGGAAATTCCGTATTTAAAGCAGATTTACCAGAATTGCCTGAATTAGATAATTTATTTGTTCCAGAAGGCGTAATTAAAGAAGCCCAACAGTTAGCAGCAGAACTTTTTGGCGCACAACAAACTTGGTTTTTGGTTAATGGTTCTACTTGTGGGATTGTTGGGGCGATTTTAGCCACTTGTCAAGCAGGCGATAAAATTATTCTACCGCGAAATATTCATCAATCTGCGATCGCAGGGTTAATTCTTTCTGGCGCAATACCCATTTTTATTAATCCAGAATATGATGCTCAACAAGATTTAGCTTACAGTATTACCCCAGCAGCCTTAGAACAAACTTTAGCGCAACACCCCGATACCAAAGCAGTAATGGTGTTATATCCCACCTATCAAGGAGTTGGTGGTGATTTAGCTGCGCTCGCTCAAATTACTCATCAGTATGATATTCCTTTGATTGTTGATGAGGCACATGGAGCGCATTTTGCTTTTCATCCCGATTTACCTCCTTCTGCTTTGAGTGTTGGTGCAGACTTAACCGTACAATCAACCCATAAAGTTTTAGGCGCAATGACTCAAGCTTCGATGCTGCATTGGCAAGGTAACCGAATTGCACCTAGTAGAATTAGTCAAGCTTTACAGTTATTACAATCAACCAGTCCTAATTATATTTTGTTAGCCTCACTCGATGCTGCCAGACAACAAATGGCATTAGAAGGCGATCGCTTAATGAATCAAACTTTAGAATTAGCAGCAATAGCTAGGCAACAATTGTCAGCTATACCAGGCATATCATGTTTAGAATTGATTTCTAGTACTGGTTTTAGCTATCTCGATCCCACCAGACTAACAGTTAACGTTACTCAACTAGGTTTAACTGGTTATGAGATCGACGAAATTTTGCATCAACAACTAAGAGTAACTGCGGAACTACCCTTGCTCAAACATCTTACCTTCATTATCTCTCTCGGCAATACCATTGAAGATATTAATAAGCTAGTCAATGCTTTTAAAACTTTCTCCCTTTCTACTTCATCTTCTTCATCTCCTTCTCCTCTTTTCTCCCTTGCCCCTCTTTCTCTCTCCCCTAGAGAAGCCTTTTTTGCAGCAAAAGAAACTATTTCTATCGAAGAGTCTAGCGATCGCATTTGTGCAGAGTTAATTTGTCCTTATCCACCTGGAATTCCAATCTTGATGCCAGGAGAAATTATTACATCTGAAGCAATAGACTATTTACAAACAGTTCTCACTCTTGGCGGTAAGATTACAGGTTGTAGCGATCCTAATTTAACCACTATCCAAGTTATTAGTTAA
- a CDS encoding two-component response regulator has translation MYLLEEQSCPTMEVNKKKILVVDDDPALIKLICRFFNYNNYLTESAEDGKQARQIFRKFKPDLVILDINLPDETGLNLCQEIRKTDAIIIMLSSMQDTNYILDAFERGADDYIIKPFNLEILKAKIEALLRRYKPLYTNKTNRKPLVLNQLVIDFCRREVILDGTSVSLTALEFDLLHFLATNPNRVWDRAELIVAIWNRDDYSGDDRKVDIHIGRIRKKIGDRDGRLIKTIWGRGYLFELDNGDKVKLAD, from the coding sequence GTGTATTTGTTAGAAGAACAATCATGTCCGACTATGGAAGTTAATAAAAAAAAAATACTGGTAGTCGATGACGATCCTGCTTTAATCAAATTAATTTGTCGATTTTTTAATTACAATAACTATTTAACAGAATCGGCTGAAGACGGTAAACAGGCTCGGCAAATTTTTAGAAAATTTAAGCCTGATCTCGTTATTTTAGATATTAATTTACCCGATGAGACAGGGTTAAATTTGTGTCAGGAAATTAGAAAAACTGATGCAATTATTATTATGCTTAGTTCAATGCAAGATACTAATTATATTTTAGACGCTTTTGAACGAGGAGCCGACGATTATATTATTAAACCTTTTAATTTAGAGATTCTTAAAGCAAAAATTGAAGCATTATTAAGAAGATATAAACCACTTTATACTAACAAGACTAATAGAAAACCCTTAGTTTTAAATCAGTTAGTAATTGATTTTTGTCGTCGAGAAGTAATTTTAGATGGAACAAGTGTTTCTTTAACGGCTCTAGAATTTGATTTGCTACATTTTTTAGCAACTAATCCTAATCGAGTTTGGGATCGAGCAGAGTTAATTGTAGCAATTTGGAATCGTGATGATTACAGTGGTGATGATCGCAAAGTAGATATTCATATTGGTCGAATTCGTAAAAAAATTGGCGATCGCGATGGGAGATTAATTAAAACAATTTGGGGTAGAGGTTATCTGTTTGAGTTAGATAATGGCGATAAAGTAAAATTAGCAGACTAA
- a CDS encoding GTP-binding protein YchF, translating into MLRAGIVGLPNVGKSTLFNALVANAKADAANFPFCTIEPNVGVVSVPDERLEVLAKISQSAKIVPTRIEFVDIAGLVEGASKGEGLGNQFLANIREVDAIIHVVRCFDDDDIIHVAGSVDPVRDIEVINLELSLADLAQIDKRIERVRKQAKNSKEAQAELVVLEKLSAALNEGKSVRQVELAEEEAEIIQPLGLLTAKPVIFAANVSEDDLASGNDWVEQVKAIATTENAKVVIVSAQVESELIELSEAEKQDFLESLGVSEGGLKSLIKATYELLGLKTYLTTGETETRAWTIKSGMKAPQAAGVIHSDFERGFIRAETISYQDLVASGSMVTAKEKGLIRSEGKEYVVQEGDVMLFRFNV; encoded by the coding sequence ATGTTACGAGCCGGAATCGTCGGACTACCGAATGTTGGCAAATCTACCTTATTTAATGCTTTAGTGGCTAATGCTAAAGCTGATGCAGCTAATTTCCCTTTTTGTACCATTGAACCTAATGTAGGCGTAGTATCTGTACCTGATGAGCGGTTAGAAGTATTGGCAAAAATATCCCAATCTGCCAAAATCGTCCCTACCAGAATTGAATTTGTTGATATTGCTGGCTTAGTCGAAGGTGCAAGTAAAGGAGAAGGTTTAGGTAATCAGTTTTTGGCTAATATTCGCGAAGTTGATGCGATCATACACGTTGTACGTTGTTTCGACGATGATGATATTATTCACGTTGCTGGTTCAGTCGATCCAGTCAGAGATATAGAAGTTATTAATTTAGAGTTATCTTTAGCTGATTTAGCTCAGATTGATAAAAGAATTGAAAGAGTACGGAAACAGGCTAAAAATAGTAAAGAAGCGCAAGCAGAGTTGGTAGTATTAGAAAAACTGAGTGCTGCTCTGAATGAAGGTAAATCTGTCAGACAAGTTGAATTAGCTGAAGAAGAAGCAGAAATTATCCAACCATTAGGATTATTAACTGCTAAACCTGTAATTTTTGCTGCTAATGTTTCCGAGGATGATTTAGCTAGTGGTAATGATTGGGTAGAACAGGTAAAAGCGATTGCAACGACAGAAAATGCTAAAGTAGTGATTGTTTCGGCACAAGTAGAATCAGAATTAATTGAATTATCGGAAGCAGAAAAACAAGATTTTCTAGAATCTTTAGGAGTAAGTGAAGGAGGTTTAAAATCTCTGATCAAAGCCACTTACGAACTGTTAGGTTTGAAGACTTATTTAACCACAGGAGAAACAGAAACCCGTGCTTGGACGATTAAATCAGGGATGAAAGCACCCCAAGCAGCGGGCGTAATTCACTCAGACTTTGAACGAGGTTTTATTCGTGCTGAAACTATTTCGTATCAAGACTTAGTTGCTTCAGGTTCAATGGTAACAGCCAAAGAAAAAGGATTGATTCGTTCCGAAGGTAAAGAATATGTTGTACAAGAAGGCGATGTGATGTTATTCCGCTTTAATGTATAA
- a CDS encoding unnamed protein product: MELKSRLDLTEIFCDVDDFYNSFEKHCHDLPQLTASTGEKISSCRMSLSEVMTIVIAFHGSGYRTFKEFYTLQVRPHWKKAFPSLVSYNRFVELMPWSMMLLCYFLQTRKGEVTGISFIDSTPIEVCCPSRSRSHRVFEGLVGWGKNSVGWHYGFKLHLIINDQGELLAFKLTPRNTDDRKPVPDLTQDIIGKLFGDRGYISQELFEKLDEQGLQLITRHKKNMKQKLVKLMDKILLRKRSLIETVNDQLKNISQIEHSRHRSVWNFMVNLFGGLIAYIYLPQKPSLDLEPKGLPALPPALF; encoded by the coding sequence ATGGAATTAAAATCTCGTCTCGATCTTACCGAAATTTTTTGTGATGTAGATGATTTCTACAACAGTTTTGAAAAACACTGTCATGACCTACCTCAATTAACTGCGAGCACTGGCGAAAAAATATCTAGTTGTCGTATGAGTTTAAGTGAAGTGATGACGATTGTGATTGCCTTTCATGGTAGTGGTTATCGAACATTCAAGGAATTCTATACTCTACAAGTGAGACCTCACTGGAAAAAAGCTTTTCCCTCTCTGGTTAGCTACAATCGTTTTGTCGAGCTAATGCCTTGGTCGATGATGCTTTTATGTTACTTCTTACAGACTAGAAAAGGAGAAGTTACAGGAATTAGCTTCATCGATTCGACTCCGATAGAGGTATGTTGTCCCAGTCGCAGTCGCTCACATCGAGTCTTTGAAGGGCTAGTAGGATGGGGCAAAAATTCTGTGGGTTGGCATTATGGCTTTAAGCTACACCTAATTATTAATGATCAAGGAGAACTACTAGCTTTTAAGTTGACTCCTAGGAATACTGATGACCGTAAACCAGTTCCCGATCTGACTCAAGACATCATTGGCAAGCTCTTTGGCGATCGCGGCTATATTTCTCAAGAACTGTTTGAAAAGCTTGATGAACAGGGACTACAACTGATTACTCGGCACAAAAAGAACATGAAACAGAAGTTGGTCAAACTGATGGACAAAATTTTGTTACGCAAACGCTCCTTGATTGAAACCGTTAACGATCAACTTAAGAATATCTCTCAAATCGAACATTCTCGACATCGAAGTGTTTGGAACTTCATGGTGAATCTCTTTGGAGGGTTGATTGCATACATTTATCTACCCCAAAAACCTTCCCTTGATTTAGAACCCAAAGGATTGCCAGCTCTACCTCCTGCCCTTTTTTGA
- a CDS encoding phosphatidate cytidylyltransferase produces MLWSRVLSGIVAIALALGMIVLGGWYFSLGIGILIFLAQLEYFRLVRAKGIEPAAKTTLVVSQLLLITAAIAPNLTDAMFPLAGTFICFYLLFQPKIATIADISSSILGLFYGGYLPSYWVRLRVSLPNTISGSNLPFDGYWPDSWTDPSKFPFALTLTFLVMACIWAADIGAYTMGKHFGRTRLSEISPKKTVEGAIFGVLGSLIVAEVGAWYFHLPAWQFSGLLLGTLIGISSLLGDLTESMMKRDAGVKDSGQLIPGHGGILDRTDSYVFTAPLVYYFVTLLLPLLAN; encoded by the coding sequence ATGCTTTGGTCTCGTGTTTTGAGTGGAATAGTAGCGATCGCTCTAGCTCTAGGAATGATTGTTCTAGGCGGATGGTATTTTAGTCTAGGTATTGGTATTTTAATTTTTTTAGCCCAACTAGAATATTTTCGTTTAGTTCGAGCTAAGGGAATTGAACCTGCTGCCAAAACGACTTTAGTAGTCTCTCAGTTACTGCTAATTACTGCTGCTATTGCTCCTAATTTAACTGATGCAATGTTTCCCTTAGCAGGGACTTTTATTTGTTTTTACTTACTTTTTCAACCCAAAATAGCCACGATCGCAGATATTTCTAGCTCGATTTTGGGTTTATTTTATGGCGGATATCTTCCTAGTTATTGGGTACGTTTGCGGGTTAGTCTACCCAATACAATTAGTGGTAGTAATCTTCCCTTTGATGGATATTGGCCTGATTCTTGGACGGATCCTAGCAAATTTCCTTTTGCTTTAACCCTAACTTTTTTAGTGATGGCTTGTATTTGGGCAGCAGATATTGGTGCTTATACAATGGGAAAACATTTTGGTCGTACTAGATTATCAGAAATCAGTCCTAAAAAAACTGTAGAAGGAGCTATTTTTGGTGTACTAGGTAGCTTAATAGTGGCGGAAGTTGGTGCTTGGTATTTTCATTTACCTGCTTGGCAGTTTAGTGGTTTGTTGTTAGGTACATTAATTGGGATTTCCAGTCTGTTAGGAGATTTAACTGAATCAATGATGAAGCGAGATGCAGGGGTTAAAGATTCGGGGCAACTAATTCCAGGGCATGGAGGTATTTTAGATCGTACTGATAGTTATGTGTTTACTGCTCCTTTAGTTTATTATTTTGTAACTTTGTTATTACCTTTACTGGCTAATTAA
- a CDS encoding precorrin-6Y C5,15-methyltransferase (decarboxylating), CbiT subunit: MLWPYNTPGIPDNLFEQLPGIPLSKREVRLLLISSLRMKPDSVLWDIGAGTGTIPVEIGLLCPQGTIIAVERDEEVANLIKRNCNIFNVNNIQVIEGSAPDCLQKLAPLPDRICLEGGKPIKDIILQAWEYLQPGGRIVATASNLENLYTISEGLAQLQARNIEVVQSAVNRLETRGIHQVFAAVNPMFILSGEKL; the protein is encoded by the coding sequence ATGCTTTGGCCTTATAATACTCCCGGTATTCCCGATAACTTATTTGAGCAATTACCTGGCATTCCTCTAAGTAAAAGAGAAGTGAGATTGCTGTTAATTTCTTCACTCAGAATGAAACCCGATTCCGTTTTGTGGGATATTGGAGCAGGTACAGGTACTATTCCTGTAGAAATTGGCTTACTTTGCCCTCAAGGAACGATCATTGCCGTAGAAAGAGATGAAGAAGTAGCTAATCTGATCAAACGAAACTGCAATATTTTTAATGTCAATAATATTCAAGTCATAGAAGGTAGCGCGCCTGATTGTTTACAAAAATTAGCTCCTTTACCAGATAGGATTTGTCTTGAAGGAGGTAAACCAATTAAGGATATTATTTTACAAGCGTGGGAATACTTACAGCCAGGAGGAAGAATTGTAGCTACAGCAAGTAATCTAGAAAACCTATATACTATTTCTGAAGGTTTAGCTCAATTGCAAGCGCGTAACATTGAGGTAGTCCAATCAGCAGTCAATCGTTTAGAAACTCGCGGGATTCATCAAGTTTTTGCAGCAGTTAATCCGATGTTTATTTTAAGCGGAGAAAAATTATAA
- the ppsA gene encoding phosphoenolpyruvate synthase, producing the protein MVNIATENYQSTSKETSFILWFEEVGIQDIPLVGGKNASLGEMIQQLAPKGVNVPTGFATTAYAYRYFITKAELEPKLRRIFADLDVDDVNNLRLRGKQARALILNTPFPEELESAISTAYFKLCQRYGIRADFCDRFDSEYQDKCREFSYDVDVAVRSSATAEDLPDASFAGQQETYLNVNGVKNVLESCHKCFASIFTDRAISYRTIKGFDHFEIALSVGVQKMVRSDLASSGVMFSIDTETGFKNAALVTAAYGLGENVVQGAVNPDEFFVFKPTLQQGFQPILSKRLGSKEIKMIYDVGGSKLTKNVSVSESERWKYAISDEEVLTLAKWACIIEDHYSQVRNTYTPMDIEWAKDGQTGELFIVQARPETVQSQKTANVLRNYKLNGTSNVLVTGRAVGESIGQGSARVILDVHKLEEFQPGEVLVTNRTDPDWEPIMKKASAIITNQGGRTCHAAIIAREMGIPAIVGCTTATGNIKTGQAVTVSCAEGEEGKVYEGLVPFEVAETKLDNLPQLRTQILMNIGNPEEAFSLAAIPCDGVGLARLEFIIANHIKVHPLALMHFDRVDDICVKNEIDQLTRLYDHKPDFFVDKLTQGIGNIAAAFYPKPVIVRMSDFKSNEYANLLGGKQFEPKEENPMIGWRGASRYYDPKYNQAFGLECQALKRVRDEMGLTNLIPMIPFCRTPDEGRKVLEEMAKYGLKRGENGLQVYVMCEVPSNVILADEFSEIFDGFSIGSNDLTQLTLGLDRDSALVAHIFDERNQAVKEMVRMVIEKVKKNGRKIGICGQAPSDYPEFARFLVELGIDSISLNPDSVLKTHLDLAEVESKVQN; encoded by the coding sequence ATGGTTAATATCGCCACAGAAAATTACCAATCAACCAGTAAAGAAACATCTTTTATTCTTTGGTTTGAAGAAGTAGGTATTCAAGATATTCCTTTAGTAGGAGGTAAAAATGCTTCGTTGGGAGAAATGATTCAACAACTTGCTCCTAAGGGAGTGAATGTTCCCACAGGATTTGCTACTACTGCTTATGCTTATCGTTATTTTATTACTAAAGCAGAATTAGAGCCAAAATTAAGGCGGATCTTTGCCGATTTAGATGTAGACGATGTTAACAATCTGCGACTCAGAGGTAAACAAGCCAGAGCGTTAATTCTTAATACTCCTTTTCCAGAAGAATTAGAATCAGCTATTTCTACAGCGTATTTCAAACTGTGCCAACGCTATGGAATTAGGGCAGATTTTTGCGATCGCTTTGACTCCGAATATCAAGATAAATGTCGAGAATTCAGTTACGATGTCGATGTCGCTGTCCGTTCTAGTGCCACGGCTGAAGACTTACCCGATGCTAGTTTTGCAGGACAACAAGAAACCTATCTCAACGTCAACGGAGTTAAAAACGTTCTAGAATCGTGTCATAAATGTTTTGCTTCTATTTTTACAGACCGAGCTATTTCCTATCGAACAATTAAAGGTTTCGATCATTTTGAGATTGCCCTCTCCGTCGGCGTACAAAAGATGGTGCGCTCAGATCTTGCCTCTTCTGGGGTCATGTTTTCGATTGATACCGAAACAGGTTTTAAAAATGCTGCTTTAGTCACTGCTGCTTATGGGTTAGGTGAAAATGTTGTCCAAGGCGCAGTCAACCCCGATGAATTCTTTGTGTTTAAACCTACCCTACAACAAGGTTTTCAGCCCATTCTCTCCAAACGATTGGGTAGCAAAGAAATCAAAATGATTTACGATGTGGGCGGTAGCAAACTAACAAAAAACGTTTCTGTCTCCGAGTCGGAAAGATGGAAGTATGCCATTAGCGATGAAGAAGTTCTAACCTTAGCCAAATGGGCTTGTATTATCGAAGATCATTATTCCCAAGTCCGTAATACCTACACCCCAATGGACATCGAATGGGCAAAAGATGGTCAAACAGGAGAACTATTTATTGTTCAAGCCCGTCCCGAAACTGTTCAATCCCAAAAAACAGCCAATGTTTTACGCAACTATAAGCTAAACGGAACAAGTAACGTGTTAGTTACTGGACGTGCAGTGGGAGAAAGTATCGGACAAGGCTCGGCTCGTGTTATTTTAGACGTTCACAAACTTGAAGAATTCCAACCAGGAGAAGTTTTAGTCACCAATAGAACCGATCCTGACTGGGAACCGATCATGAAAAAAGCCAGCGCGATCATCACCAATCAAGGCGGAAGAACCTGTCACGCTGCCATTATTGCCCGTGAAATGGGAATACCTGCGATCGTTGGTTGCACTACCGCAACAGGCAATATTAAAACTGGTCAAGCAGTAACTGTATCTTGTGCCGAAGGCGAAGAAGGCAAAGTTTATGAAGGTTTAGTTCCCTTTGAAGTAGCAGAAACTAAACTAGATAACTTACCGCAACTTCGTACCCAAATTTTGATGAATATTGGCAACCCTGAAGAAGCCTTTAGTTTAGCTGCAATTCCCTGTGACGGGGTTGGTTTAGCCAGACTAGAATTTATTATTGCCAATCATATCAAAGTCCATCCCCTCGCTTTGATGCACTTCGATCGAGTAGATGATATTTGTGTCAAAAACGAAATTGACCAATTAACTCGCCTTTATGACCATAAACCGGATTTCTTCGTTGACAAATTAACTCAAGGTATTGGTAATATTGCAGCAGCATTCTATCCCAAACCTGTAATTGTCAGGATGTCAGACTTCAAGAGTAACGAATACGCTAATCTTCTCGGTGGCAAACAATTTGAACCCAAAGAAGAAAACCCAATGATTGGTTGGCGTGGTGCATCTCGTTACTACGATCCGAAATATAATCAAGCTTTTGGTTTGGAATGTCAGGCACTCAAACGGGTTCGAGACGAAATGGGTTTAACCAACCTCATTCCCATGATTCCTTTCTGTCGGACTCCCGATGAAGGACGTAAAGTTCTCGAAGAAATGGCAAAATACGGCTTAAAACGGGGTGAAAACGGGTTACAAGTTTACGTCATGTGCGAAGTACCGAGTAATGTCATCCTGGCCGATGAATTCAGTGAAATCTTTGACGGATTCTCAATTGGTTCAAACGATCTAACTCAATTAACTCTAGGATTAGACCGAGATTCTGCTTTAGTTGCTCATATTTTTGATGAACGCAATCAAGCTGTTAAAGAAATGGTCAGAATGGTGATTGAAAAAGTCAAAAAAAATGGTCGTAAAATAGGTATTTGTGGTCAAGCTCCTAGTGATTATCCAGAATTTGCTCGCTTCTTAGTTGAATTGGGTATTGATTCGATTAGTTTGAATCCTGATTCTGTGTTAAAAACTCATCTCGATCTTGCTGAAGTAGAATCGAAAGTTCAAAATTAA
- a CDS encoding extracellular solute-binding protein family 1, which produces MLPFNRWQKRLIFIYLPLVALVSIIIVACSNTSDSNLSQVNQSINTSDTLQIWWDKGYIPEEDEILQKIVNNWQKQTGNQVELTFYTADEITQKTKRAIEAGNPPDVLFASRAEYPLLAWQGKLADVSEVIKPIEKLYSATALKAAYLYNDVANQKSYYAVPLHQATIHIFYWRDWLKKVGKTAQDIPQDWDSFWQFWQPVSDQIKAQEKSEIYALGIPISVEASDTYYLFEQILEAYDVKILDSQGNLLITQPEVRQGIITCLQWYQQLYQQRNIPPQALQWLDPDNNRNLLNRQILMTPNPTLSIASAVRQDPETYFNKLGISEFPHKPSGKPMRHIVSVRQAVILAGAKHEKIAKEFLTYLIQPEVIADYLKSAGGRYVPVMIAARKDKFWQNQADPHIYTAVKTLIDQPTRLFYSVQNPAYSVVLEQNIWGQALKTIIVEGISPEQAADNAIAQIQQIFATWQ; this is translated from the coding sequence ATGCTACCCTTCAATCGTTGGCAAAAACGTTTGATTTTTATTTATCTGCCTTTAGTTGCCCTTGTAAGTATTATCATTGTTGCTTGTAGCAATACTTCGGATTCCAATTTATCCCAAGTTAATCAATCGATTAATACCTCTGATACATTACAAATTTGGTGGGATAAAGGTTATATCCCTGAAGAAGACGAAATTCTGCAAAAAATTGTTAATAATTGGCAAAAACAAACTGGAAATCAAGTAGAACTGACCTTTTATACGGCTGACGAAATTACTCAAAAAACGAAAAGAGCTATTGAAGCTGGTAACCCTCCAGATGTTTTATTTGCTAGTCGTGCGGAATATCCTTTACTCGCTTGGCAAGGAAAACTAGCGGATGTCTCTGAAGTAATTAAACCGATAGAAAAACTTTATTCTGCTACTGCCCTCAAGGCTGCTTATTTGTATAATGATGTGGCAAATCAGAAAAGTTATTATGCCGTTCCGCTTCATCAGGCAACTATTCATATTTTTTATTGGCGAGATTGGTTAAAAAAAGTAGGAAAAACTGCTCAGGATATTCCTCAAGATTGGGATAGTTTTTGGCAATTTTGGCAACCAGTGTCTGACCAAATTAAAGCTCAAGAAAAATCAGAAATATATGCTCTTGGTATTCCTATTTCTGTGGAAGCTTCAGATACCTACTATTTATTTGAGCAAATTTTAGAAGCTTATGATGTCAAAATTTTAGATTCTCAAGGTAATTTGTTAATTACTCAACCTGAAGTTCGGCAAGGAATTATTACTTGTTTGCAGTGGTATCAACAACTTTATCAACAACGAAATATTCCTCCTCAAGCGTTGCAATGGTTAGATCCTGATAACAATCGCAACTTACTCAATCGTCAAATCTTGATGACTCCCAATCCTACTCTTTCTATTGCTAGTGCGGTACGACAAGATCCAGAAACTTATTTTAACAAATTAGGTATTTCTGAATTTCCTCATAAACCAAGTGGCAAACCCATGCGTCATATCGTATCTGTTAGACAAGCTGTGATTTTGGCAGGAGCTAAACATGAGAAAATAGCCAAAGAGTTTCTGACTTATTTGATTCAACCAGAAGTAATTGCAGATTATCTTAAAAGTGCTGGAGGTCGTTATGTTCCTGTTATGATCGCAGCAAGAAAAGACAAATTTTGGCAAAATCAAGCAGATCCTCATATTTATACCGCAGTTAAAACTTTAATCGATCAACCAACCAGACTATTTTATTCTGTGCAAAATCCTGCTTATAGCGTAGTTTTAGAACAAAATATTTGGGGTCAAGCACTCAAAACAATCATCGTAGAAGGTATTTCTCCAGAACAAGCAGCCGATAATGCGATCGCGCAAATTCAACAAATTTTTGCTACATGGCAATAA